The Salmo trutta chromosome 6, fSalTru1.1, whole genome shotgun sequence genomic sequence AGAAGTAGGTGGTCAGCTTCTCCCTCACCTGGAGTACCTGTCTGGGGGCGTTGTTGGCACCTGTCCTGTTGACATCAGGTAGGTGACAATTTGGCGTGCCCGTCTCCATCCGGAGCGGCTCCTGGAATGACCTCTGCAGGTAGTTGTGGAGAACACATGTGGCCTTCACGCAGGCATCGACATTTGAGGGGCTGAGACCAAGCACTCTCCGATACATTCTCCACCGGGCTGCCAGAATCCCAAAAGCGCATTCAACAACTAACCTTGCCCTGGACAGTCGTTTGTTAAAGATCCTTACAGGCTTTGGCAATGGCAGCTGGGGTCCAGCATAGGGCCTAATGGGGTTGAGTCTCAAAGGGAAGGCCTCGTCGCCGATGAAGACATGGGGAACAGGTCCCAGGTCTTCAGCCCCAGGGAGTGATGCAGGTGGTGGAATCTCCAGGGTGCCATCCTGAAGTGCCTGGCCGAAGGCAGAGTCCCAGAGGGTCCCGCCATCACTTCCCTTGCCGTAAGCACCAACATCGACAACACGGAAACAGCAGATGGCATCTACTACAGCCAAGAGTACAACTGTATATGTACCCGTGTAGTTGTAGAATTGCGAACCTGAGCACGGTGGATGGAGCCTGGATTACTACATGTTTCCCGTCAATGGAGCCAAGACAAttggggaaattccacctctccaggaactcgGCAGCAATGGCCCTCCAGTCTTTCTCGGGGACAGGCATGTATTCACCAACCAGACAGTCCCAAATGGCTTGTGCCACAGAGGGGACAATGCCTGCCACCGTGGACCATCCAACTCGGAAGCTGAATCCCATGGTCCTGTAGGAGTCCCCTGTCgccaagaatctgaaatataattcAAAATAATTATCAATATTGTGTGTAACTTGAATTCTACCCACGTATTATATCTACTCATATAGCTACCTCATTACTGTTTATTATGCTCTACTAATTATATTGTAATACTCATCAAACATatacatatttagggtgttttttactcaccttttgtctctcccacgacgttattcctctcctaCAACGTCCATCACAAATACATGCACATGatcaattatgcaaattaggtgatgatgtcatttagcaacttttaggacagccaatagctactttccttactgaggagttggcaacactgcccGGCTCCAACCATCTGGAGCAGGTGATCGAACTGGCTTCGGTCCAGACCAAAGTAACTTCGGAATTCCTCTCCAAACAGTCGAAACTCTTGaatgagacggtggaactcccctgCCTGCTTTCTGGACTTGAACCATCTCGACCCACACAGATCTGCGCTTTTGGCGGGGCTGGTCCCGGCCTAACAGCGCGATCAAGACCACCTTCCTCAACGTtggtctcattgttgaaagagccTACTCTGCTCTCTAGACTATTTATTATTGCATTTCGCTCCAAAACTGCTTTTtggagggaaattatattataggcCCTCacaattcatttgtggatgtcatcgaataaataatatacttggcaaatacataaataaaacatgtaaagaaATTCTACAGTTaaactgtttttatgttatcccaCATTTTTTTACTGGATATGTGTACAACACAAATTCaacattcacattttgctactttctgtcaagtctacgcatacaatttgatgcatacaTTCGATAAACCCAACGtttgcaccacacagaacgcactgcaactgccttctgcaacgcaatgctgcaaggcaaacgcagcgttccattggaaattaatgtacttctggtgtatcaAAACGCAATGACAGTCGGTGTTCGAAGCATAATGCACTGCTCTATAACGGGCATTGGATTGAATCCAGGCCTTTTACGCAACGATTCAATCCAAATGAGCGCTGTAGAGCAGCTAGTCAAAGTTGACTTGAAGGTATTTTATGATTGAGCCGACATGTGCAGTGTTTCCACTGAATTCAATTTATGCAAACATTGGGGAAAATGCTATAAAAGCTGCATTGTTGGCTGTCCAGTGTGCTGCACTATGAATTTAATCCAGGCCTTAGAACACCCTCCCCAccaggatttgaaccagggacctaCCACATGGAAAGGCCTATGTCCTCCATTCACCTTCATCCTACTTCCACAGAGAGGTGTCTTGATTTCACTCATCTATACACCAATCACTTAGCTTTGCCCACTGATTGTTAGGAAGAAATCGGCAACGTGATTCAAACCAGTAACCCGCTGCGTGGCAACCTGATTCTGGGTGTACACATTTTGCATCTGGGGGCAGCTCAGTTCTTGACGGAATTGGCACTCAAGTCGTATACTCTAAATGGCCCTGTCAGTACAGATGAAGGATTTAAATTTgacagttttctacagcaggaaaataatcctgcagtaacaggaaatgtgaattataattagacatttttgtaggggttgatacattttgtgtgggaaaatcaagtctgacatttaagtggaaattacaaacttcagaagcctttttaaacctcaaatacaccaaGTTTAAAatttcctgcaacagggtgatcaaattaagaacCTACATCTGTACAGCGATTAGCTCTTAAACTCCACGATTGCTGTTTTAGTAGTTTAGACATCTTGTAGATATCAGTCACTGTAAGCATCAATTGAGCAAACTTTCATCCAACCAATTACATTAGAACAAATGCAGCTCTTCCTCAAGGAAGAGGATAACTAGTCAGTTTCACAAccgaatgcattcaaccgaaatgtcttcagcatttaacccgaaccctctgaatcagaggtgctgGTGGCTGCCTATGTCACACCACTTTTATAATAATGGGATGCAATGCAAACATGGTCATTGTTGAATAAGAAAAATAAGATCAATGATCTCAATACCTCCCTTTTTCCTTTGCTGGGGTCCTGTGGACATGTGGGCCATAAATATAAAAACCATCACCCTAAAAATGTATCTTAGCCTTTTAATTGTTTATGTTTGTAACAAGACCCTTCTCTGTTGTAAGGTTCACCAATTCCTAAAGCCTCACATATTCTTCACATAATGTTCACCAGTTTGCCACACACCAAGTACAGGAGACATTAAGTATTGACGGACAAAACTTGAAAAGATGCAGTTTTATTATTGCTTGGAATACTGCAGACTTAAAATCATGGTACACCCATACACACAGCACGGGAACTAGGGTAGAGCTTCTAGCTCTTGGCTCTTCTCCCGAACATACAGCAGGAAGAAGTTACCCCCTAACCACTGATATAGGGTAAGATATTTTTTCATCAAcctaaaggttaaggttaggattgggggtaAGGTAATCAGATCCTAGAGCTGCATTTACCTTGAGCCCTCTCCCCTAGAGCCTATCGTGCACTAAATATCACTGTACTTCAACACATCTACCCATTAAAAAGGAGCCTGGTGATACAAAATACAGATCAGATGGATTAAACACGGTTCTCCCCAAAGAATGTAAGCGGGGCGCTGcgccaccttgtggactggctgcgcCACTATGTAAAAAACAACCCTACCAAAATTTGCTCAAAATGTGGCAAGTACAGGACAGGAAATGGCAAGTACAGGTGTTCTATactcagcagcagcaccaccatcTTAAAAAATCCTGGGGAGAACCCTGGATTAACAAATCCACAGCTTCTCTAAACACAACGGGCAAGACTGACAGAAAAAAGCTCATGTACAGAAATCCAACTACTGAATAAATTTaactaaaataaacaaaaatatgacTTTATCAAGTTCACAATTACATCCTTTACCATTTCCCTAACTTCCCCAGATATGCACCCCACCCCCGGCCCTAACCCCACAAAAAGTATCATCTtgcccctcttctccctctgctCAGTAGTGGCCtgtggagacaggagggagacattTAGACATTGAGGCCCAACCACTGCGTCACTAGTATATTAGCTGTCAAGTTAACCATGTTAAGCGGTGCTAAGTCTGGTTGACTTACGTGGGGAGTAAGATCGCGAGCGTGAGCGAGACCGGTAAGCCCCTCGGCTGTAGTACGGGGAAGGAGACCTGCGTCtggagagacaacacacaataagCATCCACCAACCAACTGCCCCAGCCCTGCGTAGCAACCACTAACTATAAAATCCAGGCCCGGTGTCTCACCTGTAGGACCTGTAGCACTCTCGGTCGTCATAGCGATCGTAGCCGCGGTCATAGCCTCTCTCGTAACCACGGTCACCGCCGCGGTCACCGCCACGGTCACCGCCACGGTCACCACGGTCACCGCCGCGCTCGTAATCCTTCGAGCTACGGCGAGATGAGCTTGAGCTGGGGCCGCCACTTCCTCCTCcaccgctgctgctgctgccgccgCCGCCACCACCACTGGAAAACACGTACGGTTAGAGGATTCACTGAATGTACAACGTGCGTGTGCATCACGTGGGCCATCCCAGATGTGTGAGTCTAAGAAAGACGATCACTCACTATGTGGGCCGTCCCATGTATATCCCAGGGGTAGGTGTGTGTGGTCGTTTGGTGATGGAGAAATCGACCCTGATCCTCCGTCCATCCAACTCCATTCCGTTAGCTCTCTCCTTAGCCTGAaacagagggagggtggaggagtgGGACAAAGATGTTTAGAGAAGAGTACAACACATTGATCACTCAAACGTTCTGATTCTTCTCTGTTCTTCCCCTGCAAtatcccccttcctccctccctgccttcctACCCCATTGGCGTCCTCTCGGACTTCGAAGTAGACGAAGGCGAAGCCACGGGAGCGTCGTGACTGCTGGTCGTAGACGATGCTGACGTCAGCCAGGGGACCGTACTTGGAGAACACGTCTCTCAgatctctctctgtagtgtacaGGCTCAGACCAAACACACCCAGGCAGCAGTTCGGGTCCGGGTTGGCCTATAGAGGAGAATTGTTTGAAGGATAGAGGTTGTGTGTGGGGTTTGCCTAAGAGAGTCTCGTctccagaggtgtgtgtgtgtatgtacccgGTTGCCAATGTGCCTGCGGCGGTTGGACATGGGGGAGTGGCTGTGGCTCCGACGGCGGCGGTATTCCCCGCTTCGGGATCGGCTACGGGATCGGCGGCGGTGGGAACGGGAGCGAGAGCGGGAATAATGCCTGCGGGAGCTTCTGTGGGAACGAGACCTGGGGAAAATAAAATAAAGGACATGTTAAGAACATTTAAAGCAGGGTTTCTAACTGGTGGCTGattttatttgccccccccccccccccccaagtttttATTGAACATaagactaaaaacaccagcaCCAAGTGATTTtatttttggaaatctgttccaaagtattcccacgcataatagagaggtATATGTGATCGTATAGAAATGTATCATCTCTGCTTGGACTTGCGGtgaatttgcagtctacaaatgatttgtaattatgttctggccccctgaccatccactcaagaaataAAGAAAATCAGCCCACGGCAGAATCTAGTTGATGGTCCCTGATTTAAAGAGTttagaaacaaaaacaacatgaataaagccataacacaaaaACAACGCAAGCTCTTTATGGGGACCTGAACAAAAATACACACTATGCTACCCAGCAACTCCTAAAAGTGTCACCACAAAACCCAAAGCCTCCTTGGAGCTGGGGTTCTTACCTGGATTTGGAGCGGGATCGGGAGTGGGACTTAGACCTGGAGTGTCTGGAGCCATCTTTGGAGCGGGCTGGGGAATGGGCCGGGGAGCGGCTGGCAGACTTCCCAGAACCCCTTGGGCTCACACTCCTGGAAGCGGACCGCGAGTCCTGAATGGGCCAAATACACATAAACACAGGTCAGAATCCAAACACAGAAATGgtcaagatagagagagaggaggtacagAAGGAACCTCGCTCAAACCTGCTACAGGCCCCTCTTATATTTCAGCTCCAGTAGTTTAAGAAAAAAAATCATAACATTTCATTAACGACAGGTATTTGTTGTAACTAGATCTGCCTGTTACAGGCGACCAGAGGAAATCTTATAGGCTTAAAGTAGGTGTTAATCTAGTTTAACCTTAACACAGTTCTATGATGAGTGGATTGTTCTCTTACACTCTAGGCAGCGTAGCAGAGTTTAACCTTGCATGTTGAGGACTAGGTAATGTGtctgagatggaggaacagtTGGCATGCATGCTTAAGAAGTGTTTCTCACGCCATCCCTCAGGGAGACCCCAACTGTTGCACATTTCCATTTTAGTACACCTGATTCAATTTGAGAAAGAGCTTGAGATTTTGTTGAATCCGGTGTACCAGTGGTGGAAGAGAACAAACAGGTGTAATGACTGGGGGTCCTTGAGGGATGGCTTGGGAAACACTGCTTTAGaaaacagaatgagagagggagaaataggaTTGTAGAAATAACATAGCAGGCTATAGGGAATTAACCATACCCCCGAACACCTCTCATAACTTCATCACTTCTTTAACTTCATAACTTCAAAACAACCATCTCTTTTCTTCTTTCTTCATCTGTTTCACACCATTTCTGACTTCatttttctctcctcttcccccactTCCTTCCTCCCATTTGATTTCTGCCATTACATCACTCTACCAGTGGACAGCGTGGCCGCTCGCTTCTGCCAGCTTCATTTACATTAGCATGCATCAACACCATCAGCTTCATCAAATATGCCCTTTAACAACTTCAAACTTCATATCTGAAACTTCTTCCGCCATTTTGCTTCTTCCCAACTCAACCTTAACGAAAAACAGACAAGGATGATAAAAAGGGTTGGTTTTTTTTAATAAGAGCTACAGAGGTCAAAATGTGCAAAAACCAGGCTCGTAACACTCAATTCAGACTAAATAAGTTGTCTCACCTGAAAAGCATTAAATCAAAGCAATGTTAAGGAAATATGTATATTGATTTCTCTGAAATGCACAACATCAGAATATGATGAATGAAGACTAGAAAAGTTATAAAATCATGGTGTTCTTTAATCCTAGTCCGAGGGTCACACAAggagtgcaggcttttgttccagcccagtacTAGCACATCTGGTTTATCAAGCCCTTGGACCAAGATTGAAGAAATGCTATAATAAATCTGAGTAAGGGTTAAAAGTAAATTAGCTACTTCTTTCAATGCCGCATTCAGTAtaacatttgtttgtgtgtgatttAAAACAAAAATGGCTTTTGCAGAAGGATCATTACAGTGCAACTAAATATAGGACTAACTTTAGAAAAAAGACAGTAATCTCACATGGGTGGTGCCATGTTGAAGAGCTTGATACATTGTAACTGACTAATGAATAGCTACAGAGTTTATGCCGGATAATGTGATATAACCAAAGACTGTTGGTGTCCATTACTGGGCAATAGAGAAAGGCCCCATACAAACCACCGCCATAGGTTTTTCAACAAACCTGTTCTTGGTGATACTTTTTCACTAAAACGAGAACAAAGAAAGTACCTTTAAAAAGTCTGTTTCAAATTGCCGGCGGCTCTACAAAAACCAGCGAAAACTCTAAAGATAATAAATCCATGTTCTGTATCGCGCAAGATGGTTCCTCGCCAGCTTAGCTGCCGCACATCTAGGATTTCCCAGCATCTTTGCAGAAACTACTAGTTTCTATGCAACGGGGCCATGTATAGAAGTAGATGACAGCGCTTTATATAGTGTGACCAAAACAAAGGACTACACACATGCTGGAAGCATATCTCACTCCATACAAAACATGGATTTATAATTTTTCTGAATGTGTGTTTTTGTAGAACCACCTGCAACTGACATTTAAGATACTTTCTTCGTTCTCGACTCGGTGGAAAAAGTATTGCCAAGAACATGTCAGTTAAAATCTATGGTGGCGGTTTGTATGCACATGCTTCAACAGGGCAGAAGTCTGTGTGTTGTTGAGATTCTGGATGGCCATTGGCCAGATGGCTAGCAACAATAAAAAGATGCTgtcatgtggggaatcgtaggttgTTATTGCTACCATATCTTGTTTTGACTCATGTCACATCTacgctaatatggctaaaattccctagctaaccaacaactgtaacgatgcatgagagacaagtgctcattgtgcaaatatatttatgttttcaataaacagtggagacgaaatatagtttagatgttgtcaacaatctataGGCTGGTTTATGCTTTGTCTATCAACATGTCTTTAGACAATTCGAATACGACAAGTGTCACTAGTCAAAACAACACTTAATTTATACTCCGTGGACATTGCAGTGGGAAgatattgtatatatatttttgaaatatACAATTTGCCCTTGCTACAGCGGTCTCCTAATACagtactagtaaaggcccagcgCACTACTTCTGTGAAAAAAAATCTCTCATATATATAAAAAGACAGATAATTAAAGTTCAACTTTGACCCCATTGCTGCTGTTGTCATGTTACCTGACAGACAGTGCACAAGTTCTTAAATTCTCTGGAAGAATGAcctgcttttatttcatcacactcacaaccataagctattttctgtaattttcttGCCATTCATTtataaataatgatcttgtttattttcctgtaataatgtaGGGTGTTCACTGAAATACAGATACATTCAAGAGAGTTCTACTAAAGTAATGTCTAAACGTAGTTTTCTATGTCATTATGAATCACATTCAACTAATCAGATTGTTCTCTACAATATTATAGTGTTGATTAAATAAGAACGTTGGTTTGTTGCGACAGTTGCTAGTATAAACTGCCCAGCTCTTGGTTGTATCTCTTCCATTTTTCAGCATTGGGAGGTAACATTTAGAGGCGTCTCCGCGGTTTGGACCAATCAAAGTAAACTTGATACCCTTGTCATTTTCAACACCAGATCAGTGGCTTTGTATTCCTCTAACCCCGGGTCAATCAACAGTCTTAGCTTTgtaaattaagaaatatatagaCCCAATTTAGTTTTGTATTCCGCAGATTTCCTTTAGAAAAAACCCATGTTATCACACAGGAACCTGTAGCGACTACCTTGTCCGTTGACGTTTGAAGATAGCGCCATTCTGCCCGCAGCGCAGTGAGAGCGTTCTATTGAGCAGCGACCACTTTTTGACCATGGCCATAATTACATTCTATTCACTTTAATCATTCTAAATAGTCTAATTTGTGAATGATATATGGTAGAAACAGTTTGGACTATTGATGCATCTCTTTTTTTATAAACATTGAATAAGATAATTTTATGGGTGTACACCCTAAGTAATGAATAAACAATTGCTTTATTTAACAATTGCTTTATTTAAGACATTGTCAGCTATGATATGGTcgttatttgaactggctagccagctagctaacaagctagaaactaacaaaaacattgtttagaaagttacTTTTACTTGCCTGGTATGCCAGATTGAAATATACTGTATTACATTTTTAAACAGATGGgtttatgctattttggaccaccaggcagCTGTTGTGTGGCAGCCTGTCATTTTTGTGTTTGTCGTCGTGAAGCCTGTCATGTTTgcgtttatactttttcataacaagtttgatgtcactgcaacaactgtctaCATGCATGTTGATAGACTAACTTTAAACCAGCCTTAAAATTAAGCCAACTCCTTCTATTTCGCCCCATAATTACGCACGCGTCAGTTTTGTCGcaaaacaaccaacccgtctattgGTGTCTATGGTAGACACCCAGTTAAGTCGACCGGAACTGCCTTTCCCCCCCCCCTTATGGTAAACGGCACGAGTGAAccatcttcatttatccaccatttTTTGTTATGTCACATTATCTGGTATACAATCTGTAATTAGCTAAGTGACTGCAGCAGTAAGTGAGAACGAGACGTAAACCACTTCGCTAGTTAGCTACTAATCTATAGTTATATATTGCATTCACCTGCAATGATGAGTAAATGTACATTGGTAACTGTTTCTCGCCAGCAGTCTCAGACTCGTTAATTCAAAATGTAGTTACTTGATGTGAATTAGCTAACGTTAAAACAGCTGCAAACCACTTGGCCTGATTGGGCTAACATATGCTAGCGTTAAGTTGCAAAATACACTGAATAAAAAGACACCAATGTTAACATAAATGAGTAAATGGACATTAAATTAGAAAATATAAACGGTACAAAATCAATACAGTCGATGCAAATCAATGCTCTTAACTACATCATGGTtgtgctaactagcgttagccgCCTAGCTAGGCTAGGGCATAATGGCGTCTTTGAGTCTGCTCATTTTAGGGCAAGAATAGATCTTCGGTAGTTCGTGGTTGATTATACGCACCCGCTCGCCAAAATCCTTTTCGTTGTCGCTCATTTCTTGTCGATATAAAATTAACTGGTTTATTTCGTTGACTAATAATATGTTATCAAGTGAAGCGAAACACTGCTACTCGCCTCCGTTTCCTTAGCGCCGCATTTACTGACGCATGAGTAAGTCAAAAGCGGATGTGACGCTTGAACAACCACAGTGATTAGACGGGAAAGTCTAAACCAGATAGGAAGAGTGGCTCAATTTGGCGGAAAAACGGTCTCCCTCCAACAGGTGGCGGTTGTTTCACCgaccaagcaaggagtttttaTATGGAGGTGAATGAATGGTTGGTTTATTTGCTACCTGAGGTCTATTTGATCGAATAGACGTTTGgtaatgcttaagttgttacgagtgtaccgataaccaatacacacaggcagttagaaaagccaaggcggGGAACAAAATGGCGCCGTTGAGAGAACACGGTGTTTCAGCGAGCTCACGCGGTATTCGTAAATTTATATTCTTACATTAATCTCCTAGTTTGAAAAAGTGGTAGAATTGGCTAAATAAGTTACCCTACAATGAGTCTTGGCGACTATTTCTCAAAAATCTCCGACAACATGCCCAACAGAGCTACTAAGAAGTCGACCAAAACCGCCATCCCTGTAGAGGTGCAggaggagctagctaacgttagcgaatctaacaatattgcggatccaggcacaatggacctggtgattcaaaggatgacagataacattactaaagtgatcgaTGTTAAGATAAGAACAGTCCTGGAAGCAATAGCAGGCCATTCAGctgaactacagagggttgtcaaaCGTGTTGATGAGGCGGAAGGAAGAATTGCTACTGTGGAAACTTCAACTACATCCATGGACACTAAGATAAAAGCACTTGAGAAGCAGGTGCGCGAAATGGCGGAGCACATTGACGACTTGGATAATCGAGGACGAAGATGCAATATCCGTGTTGTGGGACTTCCGGAAAATTTTGAAGGGACACGTTCAGTAACATTTTTTGAGGAATGGATCCCTGGCTACCTACAAATGGACACTAAGGCTGGTCGTGTGAAGCTAGACAGAGCACATCGCTCTCTAGCACCGATAACCGGTCCCAATCAGCGCCCACGACCAGTGGTTATAAAGTTCCACAACTTTACCGACAAGCAGCGCGTCATGGATGCGGCTAGAAACATCGGTTCTGACGGTAGTCAACGTAAAGgtccaaaggtctcattcttcaatgattattccacagcggttgtacgaaggcgcaaagcgtttgatgaggtgaaggctcgactcaagagaatgaagatcgactacgcactgctgtacccggccacattgaagattatggtcaacggatcgcctaaaaaaactctacacatctgaagaggctgctgcgtttattgactctctcgggtaaataaccttaagctgcacctccgcagcataggataacgtcttattttattttgaatctgatcatgaaacagtggtgtaagttctcatgtgctcctgttcagtaatattcgtatcagtattatttttcttgctaaagtaactgccgccgtagctcagactgagatataacctatattggtgcccaggcttggttttaggtggaagagcctcaatcttcttctattgattttaatttccacatatataaaggatgaggctattgagtggcaatgcggacttaagagtctacattggaaagttgaaatcccctgcatgttagctagtgggaaaacccctttttggatttttacatgtttaatttttgggttttgtatagttcgagttcagggttcatatcgtttgtttacgctcagtgagatagaggagagttcaacacatggaaaaaggtaccaccccatttttacagtaggattcagtctggacattgaatggtcaaagcgcaatggcaggtaacagactacgtgtatgtacatggaacattagagggagccataaccccattaaaaggaagaagatactatcctttttgaaaaaagaaaatattgatattgccctgttgcaagaaacccatttgaatgataaggagcatctgaaattacaacaaggggggtttggtcaagtgttTTTCTCATCATTTACATCCAGAAGTAGAGGTGTAGCAATTCTTGTGAAAAAGAACCTACCACTTAAGTCTTGAAGTGTGTGAAAGATAAATTGGGtcgctttgttataattaatggtactttacaagggcagagcatttccataatgaatatttacttcccccctgcccacccccctgacttcctcactaaggtatttctagacttttcagaattaaactcagacactgcagtggtcggaggggattttaattgtttgttgaacccccttattgataagcttcccagtggtatagcctcactctctcctcaagctaagtcacttacagccatttatgatgatctggggtatgctgatgtttggagagcttttcatccctccaacagagagttcacttttttctctgcacctcatggatgtcagactagaatagatgacttttttatgcccaggacgtcgctgcagtctgttttatccgctaggataggaagcatagtcatatctgatcatgcggaggtgatcctggacataaaactcaacggggcattcaatcagtcaagacattggaggttgaatacaaccattcttaaagaccatacattcacatcatattttattacagagtttaaagcatttttctctattaactctcaatcaacagataacccctcactcctttgggaaacctgtaaggcgtacgccaggggtctgattatgtcatacgcagccactaagaggcggaaaaagcgtgaaaagcaaaaaacactagagggtgaattgggaactaaagagaaggactacattaaaactcccactcctgccctattaaaggaaatatcagtcattagatcaacgctggactccctcctaacacaggacgctgaaaagaaaatgagatttgtcaagcaaaagctatatgaacatggcgataagccaggaaagtacttggcgtacctagctaaaaagagagctgactcacagtcaattgcggctattactgattctgatggcaatcatttatatgaaaataaattgataaatgactcatttaagacattttatgCAAATCTTTACGCCTCAGAACTGCCAAATGACGCACCCAAGTTAATGGAGAACTTCTTTTCTAAGATTGAGCTCCCTACTATCTCTGAAGAACAGAAGTATCTCCTTAATGCCCctattactgaggaagagataatgtccgcaattaagaatctgcaaaatggtaaggccccaggaccggacgggttttgtagtgagttctataaagagttccatggc encodes the following:
- the LOC115196146 gene encoding transformer-2 protein homolog beta isoform X1, with the protein product MSDNEKDFGERDSRSASRSVSPRGSGKSASRSPAHSPARSKDGSRHSRSKSHSRSRSKSRSRSHRSSRRHYSRSRSRSHRRRSRSRSRSGEYRRRRSHSHSPMSNRRRHIGNRANPDPNCCLGVFGLSLYTTERDLRDVFSKYGPLADVSIVYDQQSRRSRGFAFVYFEVREDANGAKERANGMELDGRRIRVDFSITKRPHTPTPGIYMGRPTYGGGGGGSSSSGGGGSGGPSSSSSRRSSKDYERGGDRGDRGGDRGGDRGGDRGYERGYDRGYDRYDDRECYRSYRRRSPSPYYSRGAYRSRSRSRSYSPRHY
- the LOC115196146 gene encoding transformer-2 protein homolog beta isoform X2 gives rise to the protein MCIWPIQDSRSASRSVSPRGSGKSASRSPAHSPARSKDGSRHSRSKSHSRSRSKSRSRSHRSSRRHYSRSRSRSHRRRSRSRSRSGEYRRRRSHSHSPMSNRRRHIGNRANPDPNCCLGVFGLSLYTTERDLRDVFSKYGPLADVSIVYDQQSRRSRGFAFVYFEVREDANGAKERANGMELDGRRIRVDFSITKRPHTPTPGIYMGRPTYGGGGGGSSSSGGGGSGGPSSSSSRRSSKDYERGGDRGDRGGDRGGDRGGDRGYERGYDRGYDRYDDRECYRSYRRRSPSPYYSRGAYRSRSRSRSYSPRHY